The Lactobacillus sp. CBA3605 genome contains a region encoding:
- the cydD gene encoding thiol reductant ABC exporter subunit CydD, with protein sequence MFDPALFKLPGMRRLAVLLTVLALLEGVCIIIQAQFLAVAIVGLWQRQVLTIVLQPMLIFAIAWVGRQLLVVIKNHLMYPLVAKTTGDLRRQVMQKLYRLGPSYVAKMGTGNVVTTALEGIDKVQTYLMLVVIKVIDMMVIPWVILIYIAFLRWREALFLLAIFPLIILFMIILGYAAQAKADRQYAGYQRLSNHFVDTLRGLPTLKQLGLSKRYAKNVYQVSESYRKQTLAVIKVAMLSTFALDFFTTLSIAVVAVFLGFGLINGTITLLPALVILVLAPDYFLPLRTFANDYHATLNGKNALTAVKTMLALPLPTQQAQLGTTPLTWQADSTLSLKAVNFGYTTDQLTLTNLDFTAKGYQRIGIIGASGSGKSTLIKLLGGFLTPTPNQGTLTVNGQPIPHLDQTAWQQSFFYIPQNPYLFHATVAENIAFYQPQATPSAIAQAAERAGLTTWLQTLPAGVNTPIGEGARGVSGGQAQRIALARAFLDDSRKILLFDEPTAHLDIETEAALKQTILPVFDQHLVFFATHRLHWLNQMDYVLVLSHGRIVEQGVPAQLATHTGPYQRLWTEMGGATE encoded by the coding sequence ATGTTTGATCCAGCACTATTTAAGCTCCCAGGCATGCGCCGACTTGCCGTGTTATTGACGGTGTTAGCGTTGCTTGAGGGCGTCTGTATTATCATTCAGGCACAGTTTTTGGCGGTGGCGATTGTGGGCCTGTGGCAGCGCCAAGTGTTGACAATCGTCTTACAACCGATGCTGATTTTTGCTATTGCCTGGGTGGGCCGGCAATTGTTAGTGGTCATTAAGAATCATTTAATGTATCCACTGGTTGCCAAGACGACCGGTGATTTACGGCGTCAGGTCATGCAAAAGCTTTATCGCTTAGGCCCAAGCTATGTTGCTAAAATGGGTACGGGTAATGTGGTGACGACTGCCTTAGAGGGGATTGATAAAGTCCAGACGTATTTAATGTTGGTCGTTATTAAAGTGATTGATATGATGGTGATTCCCTGGGTGATTTTAATTTATATCGCCTTTTTACGCTGGCGGGAAGCTTTGTTTTTATTGGCTATTTTTCCATTAATTATTTTATTTATGATTATTCTCGGGTATGCGGCCCAGGCTAAAGCAGACCGCCAATATGCAGGTTATCAACGATTATCCAATCATTTTGTTGATACGTTACGAGGGCTACCGACGTTAAAACAGCTGGGCTTGAGTAAACGCTATGCCAAGAATGTGTATCAGGTAAGTGAAAGCTATCGCAAGCAAACGTTGGCGGTCATTAAGGTGGCCATGTTATCGACGTTTGCCTTGGATTTTTTCACGACGTTATCAATTGCAGTGGTCGCCGTCTTTTTAGGCTTTGGCTTAATCAATGGCACGATTACCTTATTGCCGGCGCTAGTGATCTTAGTGTTAGCACCAGATTATTTTTTGCCCCTGCGAACGTTCGCTAATGACTATCATGCGACGTTAAATGGTAAGAATGCGCTTACCGCCGTTAAGACAATGCTAGCATTACCGTTACCGACGCAACAAGCCCAACTGGGCACGACGCCACTAACTTGGCAAGCAGATAGTACGTTAAGTTTGAAAGCTGTCAATTTTGGGTACACGACTGATCAGTTAACTCTAACGAATCTCGATTTTACGGCTAAAGGTTATCAGCGGATTGGGATTATTGGGGCTTCAGGTTCTGGCAAGTCGACCTTGATTAAATTATTAGGCGGCTTTTTGACGCCTACCCCGAACCAAGGGACCTTGACAGTCAATGGGCAACCGATTCCACATCTTGATCAGACCGCTTGGCAACAAAGTTTTTTCTATATTCCACAAAACCCGTATTTGTTCCATGCGACTGTGGCTGAAAACATCGCTTTTTATCAACCACAGGCGACGCCGAGCGCAATCGCCCAAGCTGCTGAGCGAGCAGGCTTAACTACCTGGTTACAGACCTTGCCAGCGGGGGTGAACACGCCAATTGGGGAAGGTGCACGGGGCGTCAGTGGCGGTCAAGCCCAACGGATTGCGTTGGCTCGGGCATTCTTAGATGATTCACGGAAGATTTTATTATTTGATGAACCGACAGCGCATTTAGATATCGAAACTGAAGCCGCCTTAAAACAAACGATTTTGCCAGTATTTGATCAACATTTAGTCTTTTTTGCAACGCATCGGTTACATTGGTTAAATCAAATGGATTATGTCTTGGTCTTGTCACATGGTCGTATTGTTGAACAAGGGGTGCCAGCGCAGTTAGCAACACACACCGGACCGTATCAACGATTGTGGACCGAAATGGGAGGTGCGACCGAATGA
- the cydC gene encoding thiol reductant ABC exporter subunit CydC translates to MKNFFTTFQHDTWVMPYLRKYKKLLALTLFLGLMTFFCGSALMFNSGYLISRAAQRPENILLIYVPIVLTRAFGIGRPAFRYAERITSHNWVLRIVSDFRKKLYQAVAKQAVAIRQNFQTGDVLSLLADDIDHIENLYLRTVFPTVIAWTMYVIIILALGYFSWWFGLLMLVLLGLIVVVMPLWSVLINGARETKSRKVQQQFYTQLTDSVMGLSDWVIAGRQADFNAQQTAPIEQIETLRQADHQFQWWRDFTIQLLFGVICLALLGWSSLYWTTNAASVNWIAAFVLSVFPLVDAFQSVSQGVSEWPSYQRSIQRVNQLDTTPTDESQQTQLTEPFQTLQVVQLDFQYDATQPAIFNHLDLTLQAGEKVALLGPSGTGKSTLLKLILGDLTPSAGTIQLNDVPISRLQTSRAALFGVLDQQPYLFNTSILNNVRMGNLQATDAAVKAALVAVELGPLIDALPAGMATLVEEGGTRFSGGERQRIALARILLQDAPIIILDEPTVSLDPITEAHLLATIFRVLQDKTILWVTHHLAGIDYVDQVRFLEAGQFDMAGTPAELYATAPRFKRLYDLDHGRDA, encoded by the coding sequence ATGAAAAACTTTTTTACCACATTTCAACATGACACTTGGGTGATGCCGTACCTCCGGAAATATAAAAAATTACTAGCATTAACACTCTTTTTAGGCTTGATGACCTTTTTCTGTGGCTCGGCATTGATGTTTAATTCAGGCTATTTAATTAGTCGTGCGGCACAACGACCGGAAAATATTTTATTGATTTATGTCCCGATTGTCTTGACTAGAGCCTTCGGGATTGGTCGGCCAGCTTTTCGGTATGCGGAACGCATTACGAGCCATAACTGGGTTTTAAGAATTGTCTCGGATTTTCGTAAGAAACTTTATCAAGCAGTGGCTAAACAAGCTGTCGCCATTCGCCAAAATTTTCAAACCGGGGATGTCTTAAGTTTGTTGGCCGATGATATCGATCATATTGAAAATCTTTACTTGCGGACGGTTTTTCCGACGGTCATTGCGTGGACCATGTACGTGATAATTATCCTTGCGCTGGGCTACTTTAGCTGGTGGTTTGGGTTATTGATGTTAGTCTTACTAGGGTTAATCGTAGTGGTGATGCCTTTGTGGTCCGTCTTGATCAATGGCGCCCGGGAAACCAAAAGTCGTAAAGTTCAACAACAATTTTATACACAACTGACAGATTCGGTGATGGGGTTAAGCGACTGGGTGATTGCTGGGCGCCAAGCAGATTTTAATGCGCAGCAAACAGCGCCAATCGAGCAAATAGAAACGCTTCGGCAAGCGGATCATCAATTTCAATGGTGGCGTGATTTTACCATTCAATTATTGTTTGGTGTCATTTGCTTGGCCTTATTAGGGTGGAGTAGCTTGTATTGGACAACTAATGCGGCTAGCGTTAACTGGATTGCTGCTTTTGTGTTATCAGTCTTTCCATTAGTTGATGCGTTTCAGTCAGTTAGTCAAGGTGTCAGCGAATGGCCCAGCTATCAACGATCGATTCAGCGTGTTAATCAGCTGGATACGACGCCAACAGATGAGTCGCAACAAACGCAACTCACTGAACCATTCCAAACACTGCAGGTGGTCCAACTTGATTTTCAATATGACGCTACTCAACCGGCTATTTTTAACCATTTAGATTTAACGTTGCAGGCCGGTGAAAAAGTGGCCTTACTGGGGCCTTCTGGTACTGGAAAGAGCACGTTACTTAAGCTGATTTTAGGTGATTTAACACCCAGTGCTGGGACTATCCAGTTAAATGATGTGCCGATTAGTCGCCTGCAAACATCGCGGGCCGCTTTGTTTGGCGTCTTAGACCAGCAGCCCTATCTGTTCAATACGAGTATTCTAAATAATGTGCGCATGGGGAATTTGCAGGCCACGGATGCGGCCGTTAAAGCGGCATTGGTTGCAGTGGAATTAGGACCATTAATCGATGCGTTACCAGCGGGAATGGCGACGCTAGTAGAAGAAGGCGGGACCCGGTTTTCTGGCGGTGAACGCCAACGGATAGCCCTGGCGCGTATCCTATTGCAAGATGCACCGATTATCATTTTGGATGAACCCACAGTTAGCCTAGATCCAATTACAGAAGCACACTTGTTAGCTACTATTTTTCGGGTGTTACAAGATAAAACCATTCTCTGGGTGACCCATCATTTAGCCGGAATTGATTATGTCGATCAAGTGCGCTTTTTAGAAGCCGGGCAGTTCGATATGGCGGGGACACCTGCTGAATTATACGCAACAGCGCCGCGGTTTAAACGGTTGTATGATTTAGATCATGGTCGTGATGCTTGA
- a CDS encoding polyprenyl synthetase family protein produces the protein MIQNIWRSNTQIHDQLTALKPYLLANVQIDNAAINDRVHTLLAAGGKFLRPGFFYIFSQFGADQDPVRLQAGAAAMELLHVATLIHDDVIDEAPKRRQITTIHQDYGQRNAIYAGDLLFTCYFDQVVLSARTPADVKRNTAAMRAVLQGELDQMAHNFQPTTTLNEYLQVIAGKTARLFSLSCQQGAHLALASAAVETLAQQIGQQLGLAYQMLDDILDYTGDEALTHKPVLADLKVGVYSLPLIYALQRDPSLAQQLPMPGSHPTNQDLIAIRDQVIALGGVTQTQQLATTYTQQALSLINRLPAGSSQQALQHLVTQLLVRNH, from the coding sequence ATGATTCAAAATATTTGGCGGTCCAATACTCAAATTCACGACCAATTAACAGCGCTAAAACCTTATTTACTGGCAAATGTGCAGATTGATAATGCGGCCATCAATGACCGAGTGCACACGCTATTAGCCGCTGGCGGTAAATTTTTACGCCCAGGATTCTTTTATATATTCAGCCAATTTGGCGCTGATCAAGATCCAGTCCGGTTACAAGCAGGCGCAGCGGCGATGGAGCTTTTACATGTCGCCACCTTAATTCATGATGACGTCATTGATGAAGCCCCTAAGCGCCGACAAATTACGACCATTCACCAAGATTACGGGCAACGCAATGCTATTTATGCGGGCGATCTCTTATTCACGTGTTACTTCGACCAAGTCGTCTTATCTGCCCGTACCCCAGCTGATGTGAAGCGCAACACCGCTGCCATGCGGGCGGTGTTACAAGGTGAGCTAGATCAAATGGCCCATAACTTTCAACCGACCACTACGCTTAATGAATACTTACAAGTCATCGCAGGTAAAACGGCCCGCTTATTTAGCCTCAGTTGTCAGCAAGGCGCACATCTAGCTTTGGCATCAGCTGCTGTGGAAACCTTGGCACAACAAATCGGTCAACAACTAGGGTTAGCCTATCAAATGTTAGACGATATTCTGGACTACACCGGTGATGAAGCCCTAACCCATAAACCGGTCTTGGCTGATTTAAAGGTAGGCGTCTATTCCTTACCTTTAATCTATGCCTTACAACGTGACCCTAGCTTGGCACAACAACTTCCCATGCCAGGCAGTCACCCAACCAATCAGGACCTGATTGCGATTCGCGATCAAGTGATTGCCTTAGGTGGGGTCACGCAGACCCAACAATTGGCTACCACCTATACACAGCAAGCCTTAAGCTTGATTAATCGCTTACCCGCCGGCAGCAGTCAACAAGCGCTCCAACACCTTGTGACTCAATTGTTAGTTCGCAACCATTAA
- a CDS encoding 1,4-dihydroxy-2-naphthoate polyprenyltransferase — translation MKPKVFLEFVEIKSLIASVLPFVLGSLYASYNYHQFHLGYLSLFFVASSLFHMATNANDNYQDFIHAPRNADNQDFLEATNVVGVHQISIRQARTVTFGLAGLSLLLGLWLVTKTGWPLLWMGLYSYAVGYFYAGGPKPISTGPFGEFFSGFTMGFMIFWIAVYINTFDVAPLTWGASLKVLVASGLAIFAIANIMLANNICDQAEDLALGRHTILYYLGKPVMLQVFAWSYVAGYGCLVGAVWLGVLPPLSLLTLLSAIPVFKNTRVFMQKQVKRETFSLAIKNATLICLSFIVFMGIGLIV, via the coding sequence TTGAAACCGAAAGTTTTTCTGGAATTTGTGGAGATTAAGTCGTTGATTGCTAGCGTTTTACCATTTGTTTTAGGCAGTTTGTACGCAAGCTATAACTATCATCAATTTCATTTGGGCTATCTGAGTTTGTTCTTTGTGGCATCTTCGTTATTCCATATGGCGACCAATGCCAATGATAACTATCAAGATTTTATTCATGCGCCACGTAATGCGGATAATCAGGACTTTTTGGAAGCGACTAATGTCGTCGGGGTGCATCAAATTTCGATTCGCCAGGCGCGCACTGTGACCTTTGGCTTGGCAGGGTTATCATTACTTTTGGGCCTGTGGTTAGTGACTAAGACGGGGTGGCCGCTATTGTGGATGGGCCTTTACTCATATGCTGTCGGGTATTTTTATGCGGGCGGTCCCAAGCCAATTTCAACGGGACCGTTTGGCGAATTCTTTTCGGGATTTACCATGGGTTTCATGATTTTTTGGATTGCTGTCTATATAAATACGTTTGATGTGGCCCCGTTGACCTGGGGTGCTAGTCTGAAAGTGTTGGTGGCATCTGGCTTGGCAATTTTTGCCATTGCCAATATTATGCTGGCTAATAATATCTGTGATCAGGCCGAAGACCTAGCCTTGGGCCGACATACGATTTTGTATTATCTAGGTAAGCCAGTGATGCTACAAGTCTTTGCCTGGAGTTATGTCGCTGGGTATGGGTGCTTAGTCGGCGCGGTTTGGCTGGGTGTTTTACCGCCGTTAAGCTTGCTGACCTTACTCAGTGCTATCCCAGTTTTCAAAAATACCCGTGTCTTTATGCAAAAACAAGTCAAACGGGAAACGTTTAGCTTAGCCATCAAAAATGCAACATTAATTTGTTTATCGTTTATTGTTTTCATGGGAATTGGGCTAATCGTTTAA
- a CDS encoding Gfo/Idh/MocA family protein, with translation MSKTYRWAIVGLGNIASKFAAAFDQPDGELYAVCSRSQAKATAFAHDHGIPKAYSDLTSLLADDQVDIIYVATPHNYHIDTILPALRAGKHVLSEKAITLTSAELAEATALATKNHLILTEAMTLYHMPLYQKLHNFAVERELGALKMVQASFGSFKDPNPTNRFFNPQLAGGALLDIGVYALAFVREFLTATPVITGTTMHRFSSGVDEAETITLRTAHDELATVALTFRAKMPKQGIVAYENGFFTIDSYPRADQAQFTAANGATEIIKAGTTAQAMAYEIDDMQKTVAGELANTTLAKTTDVMAVMTAARNQWDYRYPFEK, from the coding sequence ATGTCAAAAACTTATCGGTGGGCCATTGTTGGGCTTGGCAATATTGCAAGCAAATTTGCCGCCGCCTTTGATCAACCAGATGGTGAATTGTACGCCGTTTGTTCACGTTCGCAAGCCAAAGCCACGGCCTTTGCGCATGACCACGGTATTCCTAAAGCTTACAGTGATTTAACATCATTATTAGCGGATGACCAAGTCGACATCATTTACGTGGCCACGCCCCATAACTATCATATCGACACTATTTTACCAGCGCTACGAGCCGGCAAACACGTCCTTAGCGAAAAAGCTATTACCTTAACTAGCGCCGAACTCGCCGAAGCCACCGCCCTCGCTACCAAAAATCACTTGATATTAACTGAAGCAATGACCCTTTATCACATGCCATTGTATCAAAAACTTCATAATTTTGCGGTTGAACGCGAATTAGGCGCTTTAAAAATGGTTCAGGCTAGCTTCGGTAGTTTCAAAGATCCCAATCCGACTAACCGGTTCTTCAATCCCCAACTTGCCGGTGGTGCCTTACTTGATATTGGTGTCTACGCCCTCGCCTTTGTCCGTGAATTTTTAACAGCAACACCCGTGATTACTGGCACAACCATGCATCGCTTCAGTAGTGGCGTGGATGAAGCCGAAACAATTACACTCCGGACGGCCCACGATGAACTCGCAACGGTGGCCTTAACGTTTCGCGCTAAGATGCCCAAACAAGGCATCGTCGCCTACGAAAATGGCTTTTTCACGATTGATTCCTACCCCCGAGCCGATCAAGCGCAGTTTACTGCTGCTAATGGCGCAACTGAAATCATCAAAGCCGGCACAACCGCACAAGCCATGGCTTATGAAATTGATGACATGCAAAAAACGGTTGCCGGTGAACTCGCCAACACCACGTTAGCCAAAACAACGGATGTGATGGCCGTCATGACCGCCGCTCGTAATCAATGGGATTATCGCTATCCTTTTGAAAAATAA
- a CDS encoding glycoside hydrolase family 73 protein gives MAFKIKRRAKGDTGGLLVHHGQPQWLNIFILICLIGGVVWLVKGHQSQPTTTAKAQPAVTTHAGFIKKLAPSAQRMQKKYHVLASISLSQAILESDWGKSTNATKNYNLFGVKATADEPGKLMMTKEYYDGAYHQVKQRFRVYSSWDASMVGHAKRLANGPSWDANHYQAVIQAKDYQTAAQALVTAGYATDPNYAQKLINIIQKYNLQRYDK, from the coding sequence ATGGCATTCAAAATTAAACGGCGGGCTAAAGGTGATACGGGTGGATTATTAGTCCATCATGGTCAACCGCAATGGTTGAATATTTTCATTTTGATTTGTTTGATTGGCGGGGTTGTCTGGTTAGTTAAAGGCCACCAGTCACAGCCAACTACGACAGCTAAAGCGCAGCCAGCAGTGACGACGCATGCTGGTTTTATCAAAAAGCTTGCACCATCTGCGCAACGCATGCAGAAAAAATACCATGTGCTAGCGAGTATTAGTTTGAGTCAAGCCATTTTAGAATCGGATTGGGGGAAAAGTACCAATGCCACTAAGAATTACAATCTGTTCGGGGTTAAGGCGACGGCTGATGAACCAGGCAAACTAATGATGACCAAAGAATATTATGATGGGGCTTATCATCAGGTTAAGCAGCGATTCCGAGTCTATTCAAGTTGGGATGCGTCAATGGTTGGTCATGCCAAACGACTTGCCAACGGCCCAAGTTGGGATGCTAATCATTATCAGGCGGTGATTCAGGCCAAGGATTATCAGACGGCCGCGCAGGCGTTAGTCACTGCTGGGTACGCAACTGATCCGAATTATGCCCAAAAATTAATTAATATTATTCAAAAATATAACTTACAAAGGTATGATAAGTAG
- a CDS encoding xanthine phosphoribosyltransferase, with the protein MQQLEQRILQDGRVLPGEVLKVDGFLNHQVDPDLMFAMGSEFAQLFREMGITKILTVESSGIAPAVMTGLQLHVPVVFARKHKSVTLVDDLFTAEVYSYTKKTSNHISISKKFLSATDKVLIIDDFLANGQAVQGLFDICDQAQAAIAGVGIVIEKVFQTGHQLVEKRGVRLESLAQITSFEGDRVHFASEQA; encoded by the coding sequence ATGCAACAGCTTGAACAACGTATTTTACAGGACGGTCGGGTCTTACCTGGCGAAGTGTTAAAAGTGGATGGATTTTTAAATCATCAGGTCGATCCTGACTTAATGTTTGCGATGGGGTCTGAATTTGCGCAGTTATTCCGTGAAATGGGGATCACTAAGATTTTGACAGTTGAATCATCCGGGATTGCGCCCGCCGTGATGACCGGCCTTCAGTTGCATGTGCCCGTGGTCTTTGCACGGAAGCACAAGTCGGTCACGTTAGTTGACGATCTGTTTACAGCCGAGGTCTATTCTTACACTAAAAAAACGTCGAATCATATTTCAATCTCCAAGAAATTTTTAAGTGCAACGGATAAGGTTTTGATTATTGATGATTTCTTGGCAAATGGGCAAGCAGTCCAAGGGCTATTTGATATTTGTGATCAAGCTCAGGCTGCCATTGCCGGGGTTGGGATTGTCATCGAAAAAGTCTTCCAGACTGGGCATCAATTAGTTGAAAAACGGGGCGTCCGCCTAGAATCTTTAGCTCAAATTACCTCTTTTGAAGGTGACCGGGTTCATTTTGCTTCCGAACAAGCATAG
- a CDS encoding 5-(carboxyamino)imidazole ribonucleotide synthase: MDNSVLNPGGTLGVIGNSTNGVGLVIAARNAGINVGVYGDNENTETMELADFRVVGALKDQQQLQNFAERCDMVTYESETIDAAVISFLAAHTRVPQGTDALEIMQDRSLERAFFSQLNLNVAPSATIVSLDDVYQSIGSIGYPSILKPIQKGLGQNRQLVIKTQTDIVKAADLLDWGTYLLESLIPYQKELSVIVAKTATETEFFPIVENRYRDHDLLETIVPAQIDSAVNDEILRITTEISDNLTYTGIFEVAFFLTASGNLYIKRIVPAMHQAGYVFDRATNISMAEQHLRAIAGLPLMPIKQVMPIVAVYFTSAQLNGIRTQWQIKPNWFFNFYHRTKLQAEKAVLAGHVLIEADSVKDALDQVDDTGIWRLGAATDAADSDAQRD; the protein is encoded by the coding sequence GTGGACAACTCAGTTTTAAATCCAGGCGGTACTTTAGGTGTTATTGGCAATAGTACCAACGGTGTTGGATTGGTAATTGCCGCGCGTAATGCTGGCATTAATGTCGGGGTTTACGGTGATAATGAAAATACTGAGACCATGGAACTGGCAGATTTTCGCGTTGTCGGGGCCCTAAAGGATCAGCAACAATTACAGAATTTCGCGGAACGTTGCGATATGGTAACGTATGAATCTGAAACCATTGATGCAGCAGTCATTAGTTTCTTAGCGGCGCACACGCGCGTGCCTCAAGGGACGGATGCTTTAGAAATCATGCAAGATCGGTCACTGGAACGGGCCTTTTTCAGCCAACTGAACTTAAATGTGGCGCCCTCAGCGACGATTGTTAGTCTGGATGATGTCTATCAATCAATTGGCTCAATTGGGTACCCCAGCATTTTAAAACCAATTCAAAAAGGGTTGGGGCAAAATCGGCAACTCGTCATTAAGACGCAGACTGATATTGTAAAAGCCGCTGATTTATTGGATTGGGGCACTTATTTATTAGAATCACTGATTCCTTATCAAAAAGAGTTGTCCGTGATTGTGGCGAAAACAGCTACGGAGACAGAATTTTTCCCAATTGTTGAGAATCGGTATCGCGACCATGACTTATTGGAAACGATTGTACCGGCCCAGATTGATTCAGCTGTTAATGATGAAATCTTACGAATCACGACTGAAATTAGCGATAATTTAACTTATACCGGGATTTTTGAAGTGGCCTTTTTCTTGACTGCCAGTGGAAACTTATATATTAAGCGGATTGTCCCTGCTATGCATCAGGCCGGCTATGTCTTTGACCGGGCAACGAATATCAGCATGGCTGAGCAGCATTTACGGGCAATCGCTGGGTTACCGTTAATGCCGATTAAGCAAGTGATGCCGATTGTGGCCGTATACTTTACGTCAGCTCAACTTAATGGGATTCGGACGCAATGGCAGATCAAACCAAACTGGTTCTTTAATTTTTACCATCGGACGAAATTACAAGCTGAAAAAGCGGTGCTAGCTGGCCATGTCTTAATTGAGGCCGACAGCGTGAAAGATGCGTTGGATCAAGTTGATGATACTGGCATTTGGCGCTTAGGCGCTGCCACGGATGCAGCTGATAGTGACGCACAACGTGACTAA